A single Henriciella sp. AS95 DNA region contains:
- a CDS encoding lysophospholipase has protein sequence MTTQTDPQFYPATDRFVSFDGAELGLTVWSAADADPDYIIVGLHGMNDYANAFHMLAPWLAERGVTTYAYDQRGFGRSENRGLWPDQALMQQDLRTAIEVAKQRHPNTPIGVVGISMGGAVAMTVFGSDNPPEGVDRLILSGPGVRGWGALNWLYRSSLWLSAHVRPGWVVRPPKGVKIEPSDNIEMLREMWFDPLTLKDNRIDQVYGVVSLMEAAHKAAPNLSPSVPVLLTYGGKDIVIPQSAMKRTAGTLPAHVRTAYYPAGYHMLLRDLQSEVVFADILAFLHDHSAVLPSGVSDVPLR, from the coding sequence ATGACAACTCAAACTGATCCGCAATTCTATCCGGCTACAGACCGGTTCGTCAGCTTCGATGGGGCTGAACTCGGTCTCACAGTGTGGAGTGCGGCGGACGCCGACCCGGACTATATCATTGTCGGACTTCACGGCATGAATGATTACGCCAATGCGTTTCACATGTTGGCGCCATGGCTCGCTGAGCGCGGCGTCACAACGTACGCTTACGACCAGCGTGGATTTGGGCGTTCAGAGAACCGTGGTTTGTGGCCAGATCAGGCGCTGATGCAGCAGGACCTGCGGACCGCAATTGAAGTGGCGAAGCAGCGGCATCCCAATACGCCGATTGGGGTGGTGGGCATATCCATGGGCGGCGCTGTCGCAATGACGGTGTTTGGCTCTGATAACCCTCCAGAAGGGGTTGATCGACTGATCCTTTCGGGCCCCGGCGTTCGCGGCTGGGGTGCGCTTAACTGGCTTTATCGTAGCAGCCTGTGGCTTTCGGCGCATGTGCGCCCCGGCTGGGTGGTGCGGCCACCGAAAGGCGTGAAGATTGAGCCGTCGGATAATATCGAGATGCTTCGCGAGATGTGGTTTGATCCTTTGACGCTAAAGGACAATCGCATTGATCAGGTCTATGGAGTGGTCTCGCTTATGGAGGCGGCGCACAAAGCAGCGCCGAATCTATCCCCATCCGTCCCGGTCTTATTGACCTATGGCGGCAAGGACATCGTAATCCCCCAATCGGCCATGAAGCGAACGGCCGGCACATTGCCGGCACATGTGCGTACAGCTTATTATCCCGCTGGATACCATATGTTGCTCAGAGACCTGCAATCAGAGGTCGTTTTTGCGGATATTCTCGCATTTCTGCACGATCATTCTGCGGTGCTGCCTTCGGGCGTGTCTGATGTGCCCCTACGATGA
- a CDS encoding uracil-DNA glycosylase family protein, translating into MQRAPNPILRAHQNARILVASQAPGNLADVKSKPFADPSGVRLREWMDVSDEEFYDETRISIVPMGFCFPGYDKNGGDLPPMRVCAPTWRPALLERLPNLKLVLAIGGYAQRWHLGPAAEKTLTETVKNWRTHLQSGVLPTPHPSWRNNGWLKRNPWFESEVLPELRRRIRTLL; encoded by the coding sequence ATGCAACGGGCGCCCAACCCGATCCTTCGGGCTCATCAAAATGCGCGAATTCTGGTCGCCAGCCAGGCACCCGGCAACCTGGCGGACGTGAAGTCCAAACCTTTCGCTGACCCCTCCGGCGTCAGACTGCGTGAGTGGATGGATGTGAGTGACGAGGAGTTTTATGACGAGACGCGCATATCGATCGTCCCGATGGGCTTCTGTTTTCCCGGTTATGACAAAAATGGCGGTGACTTGCCGCCGATGCGAGTGTGCGCCCCCACATGGCGCCCGGCATTGCTCGAACGGCTTCCAAATTTGAAATTGGTTTTGGCGATTGGAGGCTATGCGCAGCGTTGGCACCTGGGACCCGCCGCCGAAAAGACTCTGACGGAAACGGTGAAAAACTGGCGGACGCACCTTCAGAGTGGGGTGTTGCCGACGCCGCACCCAAGTTGGCGAAACAATGGCTGGCTAAAACGCAATCCCTGGTTCGAAAGTGAAGTCTTGCCGGAACTTCGCAGGCGTATCAGAACTCTACTGTAA
- a CDS encoding pirin family protein — protein sequence MSDDSIDLVIESRRRDLGDGFHVRRILPYHKRRMVGPFIFFDHFGPAQFAPGEGMDVRPHPHIGLATVTYLFDGAIAHKDTVGSDIIIRPGAVNWMVAGNGIVHSERTPPEERAAGMTIHGIQTWVALPKDYETCDPSFTHHPSESLPVFELGGATARLLAGEAWGHRSPVEFPWGIWYLAVDAAAVARFDIPADAAEERAIYVASGAATISGRNFSEGNMAVLRPDCPVNVEMRPNTKILLAGGQKMDGTRKMDWNLVASDAALIDEAREGWRASAKGGWTGTRFSLPDGEDEYIPLPEDR from the coding sequence ATGAGTGACGACAGCATTGATCTGGTCATCGAGAGTCGGCGGAGGGACCTCGGAGATGGATTTCATGTTCGTCGCATTCTGCCGTATCACAAGCGGCGGATGGTCGGCCCATTCATTTTCTTCGACCACTTCGGTCCCGCTCAATTTGCGCCGGGCGAGGGAATGGATGTTCGCCCTCATCCCCATATCGGCCTTGCCACCGTCACCTACCTCTTCGATGGGGCTATTGCCCACAAGGATACGGTCGGATCCGACATCATTATCCGCCCCGGCGCGGTCAACTGGATGGTGGCCGGTAATGGCATCGTGCACTCTGAACGTACTCCGCCTGAGGAACGCGCAGCCGGGATGACGATTCACGGTATCCAGACTTGGGTTGCACTCCCGAAGGACTATGAAACTTGCGATCCGTCATTCACTCACCACCCGTCAGAATCGTTACCAGTCTTCGAACTTGGCGGCGCAACAGCAAGGCTTCTCGCTGGCGAAGCCTGGGGGCATCGTTCTCCCGTCGAGTTCCCATGGGGCATCTGGTACCTCGCAGTGGATGCCGCGGCGGTTGCCCGCTTTGATATTCCAGCAGACGCCGCTGAAGAGCGTGCGATTTATGTCGCTTCCGGCGCAGCGACCATATCCGGGCGCAACTTCTCTGAAGGCAATATGGCAGTGCTGAGGCCCGATTGTCCGGTAAATGTCGAAATGCGGCCGAACACCAAAATACTTCTGGCTGGCGGACAGAAGATGGATGGGACGCGCAAGATGGACTGGAACCTCGTCGCATCCGATGCTGCACTCATCGATGAAGCTCGGGAAGGATGGCGCGCTTCGGCGAAAGGCGGCTGGACTGGTACGCGGTTTTCACTCCCAGACGGCGAAGATGAATACATCCCACTTCCCGAAGACCGGTAG
- a CDS encoding M28 family metallopeptidase: MKRMLWPAISLVALAACSAETAETADPVEPDSGDAVEAEATETETATNDLLLPLPDATSTDITADDLAIRIETLADDAFEGRGPGSEAGENAPEWIAAEMERIGLTPGGDNGSWFQTVGMVEQTLDSTASSLTFEGGRSGEAYPMSLPTDAVLWTKRQNAQELDFDDSELVFVGYGVVAPEYDWNDYEGVDAEGKTVVMLVNDPGFARGTDDLFNGKSMTYYGRWTYKYEEAARQGATGAIVIHETAPASYGWDVVSNSWSGAQADLVRPNGGDDRTVYESWITQDVARKLFAEANLDFDDLKAAAQEPGFTAVDMGDLTASGKIVQSVTTTESKNVIGVLPGTEAPDEYMLFTAHWDHLGKKTGEKTGAPTEDFYRDDIFNGAVDNATGSAALLEIAEAMAAEPHARSGLFVSVTLEESGLLGSAFYAENPSVPLNQVVAGINMDGMLPVGRTKDMVVVGYGASELEDILAEKLAAQDRVVKPDTKPEAGYFYRSDHISLAKKGVPMLYADGGSDKRDGGEAAGMAAAEAYTAQRYHKPMDEYSDTWDLSGMVEDITALYEVGLEIINSDEWPTWYEGNEFESIRKASLAGDDE, from the coding sequence ATGAAGCGCATGCTCTGGCCCGCCATTTCCCTTGTGGCTCTGGCCGCCTGTTCAGCAGAGACCGCCGAGACAGCTGATCCAGTTGAACCGGACTCTGGCGACGCCGTAGAAGCGGAAGCAACCGAAACGGAAACGGCAACGAACGATCTCCTCCTCCCGCTTCCGGATGCCACCAGCACGGACATTACCGCAGACGACCTCGCAATCCGCATCGAGACGCTCGCCGATGACGCTTTTGAGGGGCGCGGCCCAGGAAGTGAAGCCGGCGAGAACGCGCCTGAATGGATTGCTGCTGAAATGGAGCGCATCGGCCTCACACCTGGCGGCGACAATGGAAGCTGGTTTCAGACGGTTGGCATGGTTGAGCAAACGCTCGACTCGACGGCATCAAGCCTGACCTTTGAAGGAGGCCGCTCAGGCGAAGCCTACCCGATGTCGTTGCCCACCGACGCCGTCCTCTGGACCAAACGCCAGAACGCACAGGAACTCGACTTTGACGATTCCGAACTCGTCTTCGTCGGCTACGGCGTGGTCGCACCGGAATATGACTGGAACGACTATGAGGGCGTCGATGCCGAAGGCAAGACCGTCGTTATGCTCGTCAATGATCCAGGCTTTGCGCGCGGAACCGACGATCTCTTCAACGGCAAGTCGATGACCTATTACGGCCGCTGGACCTACAAGTACGAAGAAGCTGCCCGACAGGGCGCTACGGGCGCGATCGTGATCCACGAAACGGCGCCTGCGTCCTATGGCTGGGATGTTGTTTCGAACTCATGGTCCGGCGCGCAAGCCGATCTTGTGCGTCCGAACGGCGGAGACGATCGCACGGTCTATGAATCGTGGATCACACAGGACGTTGCGCGCAAACTTTTCGCCGAAGCCAATCTGGATTTCGACGACTTGAAAGCCGCTGCTCAAGAGCCGGGCTTTACTGCAGTGGACATGGGCGACCTCACCGCGTCCGGCAAGATTGTACAAAGCGTCACCACCACTGAGTCGAAAAACGTTATCGGTGTCTTGCCCGGCACTGAAGCACCAGATGAGTACATGCTCTTCACTGCGCATTGGGATCATCTCGGCAAAAAAACGGGTGAGAAGACAGGGGCTCCCACAGAAGACTTTTACCGCGACGACATCTTCAACGGTGCGGTCGACAATGCCACTGGCTCCGCCGCCCTTCTTGAAATCGCAGAAGCAATGGCGGCTGAGCCGCATGCGCGCTCCGGCCTCTTTGTTTCGGTTACACTTGAAGAGTCCGGACTGCTTGGCTCGGCTTTCTACGCCGAAAATCCATCCGTTCCGCTCAATCAGGTCGTTGCCGGAATCAACATGGATGGCATGTTGCCCGTCGGGCGCACCAAGGACATGGTTGTTGTTGGCTACGGCGCCTCGGAACTTGAGGATATTCTGGCCGAGAAGCTGGCGGCGCAAGACCGTGTGGTAAAACCGGATACCAAGCCCGAAGCGGGCTATTTCTACCGCTCTGACCACATCTCACTAGCAAAGAAAGGCGTGCCGATGCTTTACGCAGACGGCGGCTCCGACAAGCGAGATGGCGGTGAAGCGGCAGGTATGGCCGCAGCAGAAGCCTACACCGCTCAGCGCTATCACAAGCCGATGGACGAGTATTCCGACACCTGGGATCTCTCAGGAATGGTCGAAGACATTACGGCGCTTTACGAAGTCGGGCTTGAAATCATCAATTCTGACGAATGGCCAACCTGGTACGAAGGCAATGAATTTGAATCCATCCGCAAGGCCTCCCTTGCTGGCGACGACGAGTAA
- the rlmJ gene encoding 23S rRNA (adenine(2030)-N(6))-methyltransferase RlmJ, with protein MFKHSVLFSVLQIAARSQEKWLYLETHAATGTYDLTGKQSLKTNEAAQGVLPMLDHEAPCPEMVDWLAFVQSRGPEAYPGSPAIAQHCFRPQDRMIFFERHPAEYKKLQAALASDNRTRALEEDGYQGALTLQPRRGENMLVFLDPSYETERDMDALGNWLPRAMKRWPKATFLVWLPLFRDERELEFGQYVASLDYGFVAGTRWTEFSTKESALEGSAIIGLRTTPAMARPAYQIGEALEALWA; from the coding sequence GTGTTCAAGCACTCGGTCCTGTTTTCAGTCCTGCAGATTGCGGCTCGGTCGCAGGAGAAATGGCTATACCTCGAAACCCATGCCGCGACCGGGACGTACGACCTGACTGGAAAGCAGTCGCTAAAGACGAATGAGGCCGCGCAAGGCGTGCTTCCGATGCTGGACCACGAAGCCCCCTGCCCCGAGATGGTGGACTGGTTGGCATTCGTACAATCTCGCGGACCAGAAGCATATCCTGGTTCACCGGCAATCGCTCAGCACTGTTTCAGACCGCAGGATCGGATGATCTTCTTTGAACGCCACCCTGCAGAATACAAGAAATTGCAGGCCGCATTGGCCAGCGATAATCGCACACGAGCGCTCGAAGAAGATGGCTATCAAGGCGCTTTGACCTTGCAGCCGCGCCGCGGCGAAAACATGCTGGTCTTTCTGGATCCGAGCTATGAGACTGAACGAGATATGGACGCGCTGGGCAATTGGCTCCCACGCGCCATGAAACGCTGGCCGAAGGCGACGTTTCTCGTCTGGCTACCCCTGTTTCGTGATGAGAGGGAACTTGAGTTCGGCCAGTATGTAGCCAGCCTGGACTACGGATTTGTCGCTGGTACGCGCTGGACAGAATTCTCGACCAAGGAATCAGCTCTGGAGGGTTCAGCCATCATCGGCTTGAGAACAACCCCGGCCATGGCTCGCCCGGCCTATCAGATCGGTGAAGCGCTCGAAGCGCTCTGGGCCTGA
- a CDS encoding ATP-binding protein, producing MSVKPEAATWMMMLFHKLPVPQKGTEERVYAEMQRLLLKLLVPMALISAFNGLIYCAAFVQYVELWKLVVWYIPVAFFSAMQIFASVRLKKRANPARASVRLLRKAEFSTVVVGVVWGLSALLFRSENELANLFICVVIAGMGAGTMSILGPVSRIGGRFLISSTLVMMAVIIAMDSPFALQVSLLALSFMAALLIGGLRNYRHVFEMMDQSIQSESAREKLTDAIDSSNDAFAFYDDENQLLLANKRHKDWFGVERPDFASGEESVPVLLKSGRWLMRSTRETGQGGVVVVHTDITALKTRERELIEAQREAVEADAAKSRFLSTMSHELRTPMNIILGFSKLMTGDSKLRLSNEEIREYADNIHASGTHLLRLINDIIDYSKVGLDRIAINPKRIETKALLSEAITLAAGFENKSTLDSFDVAVSAKLSDLMVDETAIKRILINLMTNAIRFNRSDKKVVVRAGLDSSGIPFIAIRDFGRGIPENKMERVFEAFYQGDNDLDRSHGGTGLGLTLCRHLARLMAGDVILKSRVGVGTTAVLTLPKSVLLESGNDDAGAITDDVAAERNVA from the coding sequence ATGAGCGTAAAACCAGAAGCTGCGACGTGGATGATGATGCTGTTCCACAAGCTGCCGGTTCCCCAAAAGGGGACCGAGGAACGGGTATACGCAGAGATGCAGCGCCTGCTTCTCAAGCTCCTGGTTCCGATGGCGCTGATAAGCGCGTTTAACGGTCTGATATATTGCGCTGCATTTGTTCAATACGTTGAGCTCTGGAAGCTAGTTGTCTGGTATATTCCAGTCGCATTCTTCTCGGCCATGCAGATTTTTGCATCGGTGCGATTGAAAAAGCGAGCCAATCCGGCGCGCGCCTCGGTGCGATTGCTGAGAAAAGCTGAGTTTTCGACTGTGGTGGTTGGCGTCGTTTGGGGCCTGTCCGCGCTGCTCTTCCGTTCAGAAAATGAGCTGGCGAACCTTTTTATCTGTGTTGTTATTGCTGGGATGGGCGCGGGGACCATGTCGATCCTTGGCCCCGTCTCACGTATCGGCGGGCGGTTCCTGATCAGCAGTACGCTAGTGATGATGGCCGTCATCATTGCCATGGATTCACCGTTTGCTCTGCAAGTGTCATTGCTCGCACTTTCATTCATGGCGGCCTTGCTCATCGGTGGTCTCCGGAATTATCGCCATGTTTTTGAAATGATGGACCAGAGCATCCAGAGTGAAAGTGCGCGCGAGAAGCTAACGGACGCGATCGACTCCTCGAATGACGCATTTGCATTTTATGATGATGAAAACCAGCTGCTGCTCGCCAACAAGCGGCACAAGGACTGGTTCGGTGTTGAGCGCCCCGACTTTGCTTCCGGGGAAGAATCTGTCCCTGTCCTTCTGAAAAGCGGCCGCTGGCTGATGCGGTCGACGCGCGAAACCGGGCAGGGCGGTGTCGTTGTGGTTCACACTGACATTACCGCCCTGAAAACCCGCGAACGCGAACTGATTGAAGCGCAGCGCGAAGCTGTTGAGGCGGACGCGGCGAAAAGCCGTTTCCTCTCGACCATGAGCCACGAATTACGCACGCCGATGAACATTATTCTCGGATTCTCCAAACTGATGACGGGCGATTCCAAGCTTCGTTTGTCAAACGAGGAAATCCGTGAGTATGCCGACAATATTCACGCAAGCGGTACGCATCTGTTGCGCCTCATCAACGACATCATCGACTACTCCAAAGTCGGACTCGATCGCATTGCCATCAATCCGAAACGGATCGAAACCAAGGCATTGCTTTCTGAAGCCATTACGCTCGCCGCGGGCTTTGAGAACAAGTCGACCCTCGATTCATTCGATGTGGCCGTATCAGCCAAGCTGTCTGACCTGATGGTTGATGAGACAGCGATTAAGCGCATTCTTATCAATCTGATGACCAATGCGATCCGGTTTAACCGCTCCGACAAGAAAGTGGTTGTACGCGCTGGCCTCGATTCGTCGGGCATCCCATTCATTGCAATTCGGGATTTTGGGCGCGGTATTCCGGAGAACAAGATGGAGCGCGTGTTCGAAGCGTTTTATCAGGGGGACAATGATCTCGACCGTAGTCACGGCGGAACAGGGCTTGGCCTCACGCTGTGTCGCCACCTTGCACGTCTGATGGCAGGCGATGTGATCCTCAAATCTCGAGTGGGCGTCGGAACCACCGCCGTTTTGACCTTGCCGAAGTCGGTTTTGCTTGAAAGCGGTAATGACGATGCCGGCGCCATCACCGATGACGTCGCCGCCGAGCGTAACGTCGCCTGA
- a CDS encoding FAD-dependent oxidoreductase encodes MPKRVAIIGGGPAGISLAKMLADKDAFQVTVFESENAPGGKSFSVVRGESIVEMGTCYLTRAHRIVTTWMNDADIHLARMNEQSFDGEDFLKYVRRGAGPPLPAQIISFLLGRWHLMRAVQQNPIPQWALEQAAQPVSEWLRARNLHKIERFMYRSLTNLGYGFVDETPTVQAMRWNDLDLILTGLFRQLKMPIEGWSAFWTRLSADLDVRLGHRASRIERTSQSATIHFENGEMFEADHVVCAMPIDDFVALTDSTPMEAEAASAITWNAYTTTLIGMKEKYADSRVEAYSRAVVPGAPYGRLMSARYEGYEPDLGGHLYLTGQLAGSYSDAELEEMLRADIADHGGAVDSFILQRTWKYFARYDSDAIRNGLLTTLKTMQGHRNTWYTGAAFSHEAVSNIVNFNAGLAAKIQATA; translated from the coding sequence ATGCCGAAGCGTGTTGCAATCATTGGAGGTGGGCCGGCCGGGATTAGTCTGGCGAAAATGCTCGCTGATAAAGATGCGTTTCAGGTCACCGTCTTTGAATCTGAGAACGCTCCAGGCGGCAAGTCCTTCTCGGTCGTCCGTGGGGAATCCATCGTTGAGATGGGCACATGTTATCTGACCCGGGCCCATCGCATTGTAACGACCTGGATGAATGATGCTGACATTCACCTCGCCCGGATGAATGAACAGTCCTTTGATGGCGAGGATTTCCTCAAATATGTCAGGCGGGGTGCAGGTCCGCCATTGCCGGCGCAGATAATCAGCTTCCTCCTTGGACGCTGGCATCTTATGCGCGCCGTACAACAGAATCCGATCCCGCAATGGGCACTCGAACAAGCGGCACAGCCAGTGTCAGAGTGGCTACGCGCACGCAATCTGCACAAGATCGAACGCTTCATGTATCGCTCTCTGACCAATCTGGGCTACGGGTTTGTGGATGAGACCCCGACAGTCCAGGCCATGCGTTGGAATGACCTCGACCTTATCCTTACCGGACTCTTCCGGCAGCTGAAAATGCCTATTGAGGGTTGGTCGGCTTTCTGGACCAGACTGAGCGCCGATCTTGATGTCCGATTGGGACACCGCGCGTCTCGAATTGAACGAACGTCCCAAAGCGCGACAATCCATTTTGAGAATGGCGAAATGTTTGAAGCGGACCATGTCGTGTGCGCCATGCCGATCGACGATTTTGTAGCCCTGACAGACAGCACCCCGATGGAAGCTGAAGCAGCCTCTGCCATCACATGGAATGCGTACACGACGACGTTGATCGGCATGAAGGAGAAGTACGCAGACAGCCGCGTTGAGGCCTACAGCCGTGCTGTGGTTCCCGGTGCACCCTATGGGCGCCTGATGTCTGCGCGATATGAGGGATACGAGCCGGATCTTGGCGGACACCTCTATCTCACAGGACAGCTGGCGGGTTCGTATAGCGACGCAGAACTGGAAGAAATGCTGCGTGCCGACATCGCAGATCATGGCGGGGCCGTCGACAGTTTCATTCTTCAACGTACGTGGAAGTATTTTGCGCGTTATGACAGCGATGCCATTCGCAACGGTTTGCTGACGACGCTAAAGACGATGCAGGGTCATCGTAACACCTGGTACACCGGAGCTGCATTCTCGCATGAAGCCGTTTCCAACATTGTGAACTTCAATGCTGGACTCGCAGCAAAAATTCAGGCCACAGCCTAG
- a CDS encoding thioesterase family protein, translating into MNLFFRLLCVFFKAYFSKKDTHYLDETEIRSRVMLTDQDMFAHMTNSRYFSFSDLATIDYIIRTNAWALLRKRGWMPVVASEAVAFRRMLRAHQAFKVTTRLVGWNDTYLCLEHRFVRDEEETALLRVVARFASRKKSERVLIKDVTKLLGITQASPPLPREFQNMIDDIQTFRDSASAST; encoded by the coding sequence ATGAATCTGTTTTTCCGCCTGCTCTGCGTTTTCTTCAAAGCGTACTTCTCGAAAAAAGATACCCATTACCTGGACGAGACTGAGATTAGATCACGCGTCATGCTGACCGATCAGGACATGTTCGCCCATATGACGAACAGCCGTTATTTCTCTTTCAGCGACCTCGCGACGATTGACTACATCATCCGGACGAATGCCTGGGCGCTGCTGCGCAAGCGAGGCTGGATGCCAGTGGTCGCTTCAGAGGCAGTCGCTTTTAGGCGCATGTTGCGAGCGCACCAGGCTTTCAAGGTTACCACACGCCTCGTCGGGTGGAACGACACTTATCTCTGCCTGGAACACCGTTTTGTTCGTGATGAGGAGGAGACAGCGCTGCTGCGAGTGGTCGCGAGGTTTGCAAGCCGCAAGAAGTCAGAACGGGTTCTGATCAAGGATGTAACGAAGCTCCTAGGCATCACTCAGGCGTCGCCACCCTTGCCGCGTGAGTTCCAGAATATGATCGATGACATCCAAACCTTTCGAGACTCTGCGTCGGCCTCGACATAA
- the lon gene encoding endopeptidase La, whose translation MPRKTLPVLPLRDIVVFPDMVAPLFVGRDKSVRALEMVDEGENEIMLVAQKDPSTDDPTADDVHELGTVATILQLLKLPDGTVKVLVEGSKRARIVEFNDRDSYFDAEVELVEPEAGDTGEVQALARAVIDQFENYAKLNRKIPPESVATVSQITDAGKLADAVASQLQVKLTDKQELLEVSNARERLEKVFALMEGEMGMMQMERKIKNRVKRQMEKTQREYYLNEQMKAIQRELGDASEERDEVSDLEEKIREVPLSEEARTKADQEVKKLRQMSPMSAESTVVRNYLDWLLALPWGNHKNISTDLDKAEEQLDEDHYGLEKVKERILEYLAVQKRTKKMKGPILCLVGPPGVGKTSLGKSIAEATGRDFVRVSLGGVRDESEIRGHRRTYIGSMPGRIIQSMKKAKSGNPLFLLDEIDKMGMDHRGDPASALLEVLDPAQNSTFNDHYLEVDYDLSDVMFVTTANSLNMPQPLLDRMEIIRIAGYTEDEKLQIAIRHLIPKIRKDHGLAESEWVVKDDAVRDLIRYYTREGGVRSLERELAKLARKAVRKITQSGETAIEVTSDNLGDFAGVRKFRFGLADEEDQIGAVTGLAWTETGGDLLTIEAVQMPGRGMMKVTGNLRDVMKESIQAASSLVRSRAVMVGIKPSQFNTTDIHVHVPDGATPKDGPSAGIAMTTAIVSLLTGNPVRRDVAMTGEVSLRGRVLPIGGLKEKLLAALRGGIKTVLIPEENEKDLAEIPDNVKEGLKIVPVTDINEVFARALTRPLTPIEWSDEDEAALQASLSGKPVDPDTAGSLRH comes from the coding sequence ATGCCCAGGAAAACCCTCCCAGTCCTTCCATTGAGGGATATTGTTGTCTTTCCAGACATGGTGGCGCCACTATTTGTGGGCCGCGACAAGTCGGTGAGAGCGCTGGAAATGGTCGATGAAGGCGAGAACGAGATCATGCTCGTCGCCCAGAAAGACCCTTCAACCGATGACCCGACTGCCGATGATGTTCACGAGCTCGGTACGGTTGCGACGATCTTGCAGCTGCTGAAGCTGCCAGATGGCACAGTCAAAGTGCTCGTCGAAGGCTCCAAGCGGGCCCGTATCGTCGAATTCAATGACCGTGACAGTTATTTCGACGCCGAAGTCGAACTCGTCGAGCCTGAAGCCGGAGACACCGGTGAAGTGCAGGCGCTTGCGCGGGCGGTCATCGATCAGTTCGAAAACTATGCAAAGCTGAACCGGAAGATTCCGCCGGAGTCGGTTGCGACCGTTTCCCAGATCACGGACGCCGGCAAGCTGGCAGACGCTGTTGCCTCACAGCTTCAGGTCAAGCTGACCGATAAGCAAGAGCTTCTGGAAGTTTCCAATGCCCGTGAACGCCTGGAGAAAGTCTTCGCTCTCATGGAGGGCGAGATGGGCATGATGCAAATGGAGCGGAAAATCAAAAACCGCGTCAAGCGTCAGATGGAGAAGACCCAGCGCGAATACTATCTCAATGAGCAGATGAAAGCGATCCAGCGCGAACTCGGTGATGCGAGCGAAGAGCGGGACGAAGTCTCTGATCTCGAAGAGAAAATTCGTGAAGTGCCACTCAGTGAAGAAGCCCGCACAAAGGCTGATCAGGAAGTGAAGAAACTCCGTCAGATGAGCCCGATGTCGGCGGAATCGACTGTGGTTCGAAACTATCTCGACTGGTTGCTTGCACTGCCATGGGGCAATCACAAGAACATCTCGACCGATCTCGACAAGGCGGAAGAGCAGCTTGATGAGGATCATTACGGTCTCGAGAAGGTGAAAGAACGCATTCTCGAATATCTCGCGGTTCAGAAGAGAACCAAGAAGATGAAGGGACCTATTCTCTGCCTCGTTGGTCCCCCGGGTGTTGGTAAGACGTCGCTCGGCAAGTCCATTGCGGAAGCAACAGGGCGTGACTTTGTGCGCGTGTCGCTCGGCGGCGTGCGTGACGAAAGCGAAATTCGCGGCCACCGCCGGACTTATATCGGCTCTATGCCTGGACGGATCATCCAGTCTATGAAGAAAGCCAAGTCGGGCAATCCGCTCTTCCTTCTGGACGAGATCGACAAGATGGGCATGGACCATCGCGGTGACCCGGCTTCGGCACTTCTCGAAGTGCTGGATCCGGCGCAGAATTCGACGTTCAACGACCACTATCTGGAAGTCGATTATGACCTGTCGGACGTAATGTTCGTGACGACAGCGAACTCGCTGAACATGCCGCAGCCGCTTCTCGATCGGATGGAGATCATCCGGATCGCGGGCTACACGGAAGATGAGAAGCTGCAGATTGCGATCCGTCACCTCATTCCCAAGATCCGTAAGGATCACGGGCTTGCTGAGAGCGAATGGGTCGTTAAGGACGATGCCGTTCGCGATCTGATCCGCTACTATACCCGCGAAGGCGGGGTGCGGAGCCTCGAACGTGAATTGGCAAAGCTTGCCCGCAAGGCTGTGCGCAAGATCACCCAATCGGGTGAGACAGCGATTGAAGTCACATCCGATAATCTGGGTGACTTCGCTGGCGTCCGGAAGTTCCGCTTCGGCCTTGCCGATGAGGAAGATCAGATTGGTGCTGTCACAGGCCTTGCCTGGACGGAAACCGGCGGTGACCTGCTCACCATCGAGGCCGTGCAGATGCCCGGCCGAGGCATGATGAAAGTGACCGGTAACCTTCGCGACGTCATGAAGGAATCGATTCAGGCGGCAAGCTCGCTCGTTCGGTCCAGAGCCGTCATGGTGGGTATCAAGCCGAGCCAATTCAACACGACGGACATTCACGTTCACGTACCGGATGGCGCCACTCCAAAGGACGGACCGTCTGCGGGTATCGCTATGACCACGGCCATTGTGTCGCTTCTGACTGGCAATCCGGTTCGCCGTGATGTCGCCATGACCGGCGAGGTGTCCCTGAGGGGGCGTGTCCTGCCAATCGGCGGCCTCAAGGAGAAGCTACTTGCTGCGCTCCGCGGTGGAATCAAAACGGTGCTGATTCCGGAAGAGAACGAGAAGGACCTCGCTGAGATTCCGGACAATGTGAAGGAAGGCCTCAAGATCGTTCCGGTGACGGACATCAATGAAGTCTTTGCCCGAGCCCTGACGCGTCCTCTGACGCCGATTGAATGGTCGGACGAAGACGAGGCTGCGCTTCAGGCGTCTCTGTCAGGCAAGCCGGTTGACCCGGACACTGCGGGTTCGCTGCGCCACTAG